CTCTGTAACATATAGAGTATGTTTTTTCTCCAAAACTAGTTTTACCACCTTAAAATGAATCTTCCTGGTGTACTACAATGTCAGGGGACTGCAGTACTTCATCAGatacttttttgttttagttaATACCatattaaaatctgaatttaaaaatttggGGGTGGCATAACTTTCAAAATAACCAGTTCTTCATTCAAGGGTACCTCCATTTTACGGGACAATTAACATATAAAACAACATATGTTCAGCTTCAGGCTTGTATCCCAGCATCTGGATTTCTCAGCTCCGTCTGGAATCTAATAAAAGAACAAAGCCTCATAAATTCAAGCCAGAAAGCAAAATAACTTTTATACTTTTATCAAAGCCATATAGAGAAGTATTCACTTTGCTTGAGACTACAAATATATATGTACATGGGTCTTCCAAAGCAGCCATCACAAGCACTACTGTTTGATTGACAAATTGGGaataatagaatcatagaatggcttgttTTGGAagcaactttaaaaataatcttgttCCAACCACACTGTCACAAATGGGGACACCTttcaccagaccaggttgcttgCTCAGAATGCAACCCAACCCAGCCTTCAACAATTCTGCAGATGGGGCATCCGCAAATTCTAGAggtaacctgttccagtgtcttaccaacctcacaggaaagaattccttcccaatatctaGCCTAAACCTACtcattttcagtttgaagccagtCCTTGTGGTGTCACTCCCGATCCTTGTAAAAAGTTCCTCTCTATATTTCTTCTAGGCTTCCTTCAAGTACTGGAAGGCTGTAATTAGGTCACCCTGatgttttctcttctccaggcatAAAAATTCCAATTCTGTTAGCCTTTCATCATAGGAGAGCGGCTCCATCCCTTTAATCAACTtgatggcctcctctggactcactgcAACAGGTCtgtgtccttcctgtgctggggaagttTGCTTTTTGGAAGGATTTCTCTCATTCTGCAGCCAATTCAGGGAAGTGACAGAATTAGCACCTATGACACTTTGAGAACCCAGTGCTTTTCCTTACACGTATTTCTGTTGTTTGAGGTGCTCACTAGgttgttttccttctggaaagaaaagagcCAGTGGCGTTTGTTTTGGTTACCCTCAttccctctttccctgctctgggcaggagaGCTCTTGCAGCTCTGCCTCACAGGCTGGCAGGAAATTCAAGACGGCAGTGAGCCGCTGCTCGGACCACCCCCAGGCTTTTCTTCCTGTTGATGCAGGAGACTATTTAATTGAGGGCTGATTTGTCCAGCTTACTCATTGATGCTCAGCAGTACCTACCTAACCAGGGGGAGtgattttttccctccctcccttcctcctcttttgGACAAGCTGCCCACCAtgaagatgctgctgctgctggttgctCTGCTCTccgctgccagcacagcccctccgACCTGCTACTCCAGGGTGCTGTCTCTGAGCAAGGAGATCACTGAGTCCTTCAGGCAGCTGCAGACCTCCACAACTGTGGTGAGCCCACCTCaaacctgctcctgcacagacGCTGCAGGTTGCCACTTTTGAGAGCGATTTCTCTCCAAACAAAATCTCAGTgagcttttcctccttcccGCAGGACTCGTGCGTGGGGACGCTGCCCAGGCTGTACTTGGACATACACGTAAGTCTGCACACTTTTCTTACTGTTGTGCAGGAAAAGCAGTCAATGAAAAGTGAGAATAACTCTTAATATTATACCTCAGAGGAGTGATTTAAAAGgatatttaaaagtttaattaaCTAGGTAGAtgagtaacaaaaaaaaaagttagtttGAATCTTATTATTATCCCAATGGACTTTCTGAGATTTTACTtgattaaaaattttaaaattaggaaattaatgttttttaagTTATTACCATATGCACACAATTAATTTACTGTGACAGAGCCTTTTCAGAAGTTAAGTAAGTGCAAACAAAACTTTGAATAATAGtgtaaaagaagaaatttagaATTAACTTTCTTCACTCAATAAATCTACATCATTTTATATCCTGAGTGATTTTTGGCCGTtagttttaataaaaagcaaTGCAGGAATACCTTGctggctttttctcttttaaagagCTACTTgttaaatacagaaagaaaaagtgttCCTGAGGATATGGAAGTGTGATactgagggaaaaaacaaaccagtagTTGTCTCCCGGCTAAGAAAAAATAACCTGCACACACAGTTAGTATCCTAGTGTTCTGCAGTGGGGTATTTGATACATTTTGCTTCTTTGTCCAGTGTTCAACAGAGTagataaaaaatagaaaatatcaGACAAAACAAATTTCTGACACATTTTTTCATAAGCAACTACACCAAGTCTCGTAATTCAGGACTCTCTAGATCCCAATTCCAGAGCTGCCAGTGTCTCACATCATGGCAAAGACCAAGGAATGTGATTccagtgcctcagtttccctggcTTTAAAGCAAAAGCTGGAATATTTATTTGCCCGCTTCACAAGGACATTGTGAAATTCATGTTGTCTGTGGTTTAGTTTGATAACACAAAGTCTGAGgtaaaaattgctttgaaaaaatCAGGATTGGTCACAGTTCCTCCTATTGTACAGGAACAGAGGAATCAGTCTGTGAGACCTTGATAATCTCTTCATCTCCTAAATCAGGTGCTCTCTAAAAAGTGAGAGAGTGCACCTATTCTGTAGAATACTCCACCTACTATGGGAGCAGATTTGATTGCCTTGGAGCTGCTGCATGTGAGAAATTAGCTGGCAGACTAAGACTGTATACATGCAATTTTCCAAGCACTTATTTGGACCAAACATCTTTGTTATAAAATACTAATGATTAATTTGCCTGACTAAAGGTTGCATAGATTACATGTGCATAGAGGTAGGAATTCAAGGTTCCCACACAGCAGTAAGAATTTTGGAAGTGGTGGGCTTAACATAAATCTGTGTTGTGCAGGGTTACACAGACCTCTTTTGCGTGCTTTGCAGAATTACTGTGTGCTGGCAAAGCTCCGTGACTTTGTGGCCTACCCTGGCTGTGACAGAGTGCCTGAGGTGAATGAGCTGAAGGAAAAAGCCCGTAGCCTGTACACCATCCTGATCTCCTACTGCAGGAGGGTAGGTTAAGATGCACCAACAGGGACAGAGTCCCTGCTTTTAGCCCTGCCTGTCTCCACACCGTCCCCTGACCACCAAAACTCAGCCCCTGGCTTCTCACTGCGCTGTCTTCTGCCTTCCTCCTTATAAatcttactcttttttttttttttttttttgttgttgttttgttttttgtttctccaGGACCTGGTGTTCCTCACTGATGACTGTAATGCTCTGGAAATTCCTCTTTCACCTCCCATTGAACACTCCATCACCGAGAGCTAAAAGACACTTAACCCAAAAGTTTTACCTGGGAAAGTTTCAAGGAGACCAAAAGTATCAAAATATGTATATGCAGCCTGTAGCATTAACAACTAAGATATTTTTCAAGCACACTAGCAATATAATCTCAGACCTACCCATTTTTCTCTGCCTTGGCAGGAAATGAATTGCATGCCTTGCATACCTACTGAGCTGCTAGGGAACCTACCATTAGGGAGCAGTTTTTCGTTTGGCAAGGTACAACATTGCAGCTCAGCCAAATGTATAAAGTATGTTTTGTTTAAACATCAgaaactagattttttttttatttttactcttttaTGAATAACTAgactcatatatatatatactctCTCTTGACTTGGCTGTTTTTCTTGTATTAGATGGGCATGGAAGGGAccatatttgtttttcttagaATGTTTGATAGAAGGAGAGTAATGCTGTACTGACAGATTTCTCTGCCTGTATAGctcatatgtatatatatatatcttgaTAGTTTTTGATGTATTTGTGAGAATAGAGGTGAAAGAAACATGTCTCTGTGgaaaactaaataaaaacaatCTTCTAATCCAAGATGCTTGTGTTGCAATATGTCTTTCAAGATCAAGCTGAAAGTGTCACTCTTATAAACTTACTTTTCACAGTCACTTGcaagttttttttcccagcataACCTTTTTTTCCATAGCAATGCAAACTTTGTTGTGCCTGCATGCTTTGACACAAGTAGTAAGTTTCTACTAGTAGAATTTTTCTATACTAGAAACAATTTGTTTGATGAAATTAgtgctttgtttttaatagtATTTCTGGGTTGTGAGATAAATTCTGAGCCAGAGGCTCAGAAAGCCTATAAAATTTCAGACAGTTTTTTGAAACATAACCCATATAGTTGAGCCAGCAGGATTAATAAAATTTCCAGACAGTAACTCCAAAGTCATGGGTGTCTTCAGCATGTGCAGCACATGAGACCTTCACAACCAACAGGTCTTTGGCGTCAAGAATAGAAAATATCTTCCCCACATTCTTGGAAGTAGCTGCTGTTACCTCAGAGAatcccttcctttccccagtGCAAGTAATTCCTCTCTCTCCAGAATGGTATTTGTTGACCATTCATCTACAGCACCATCAGCCCTGGTGGCTTAGTCAGTGGTCTCACCATGTTTCATAAAAACCTCATCTTCCATAGCTGGGTGTTTGCACAACAATCACAGCTCCTCTACTTGACATCCTGATGGTACAAATCAACATGTTTGACAACTGTTACGTAAATAAGTGAATAACAAGATTAATTCAAAGCAAAAAGAGTGCTGGGGATGGGTAGGAaagggttttttcttcattatggAATCACCTTGTTTTGTTGAAACTACTAGTCTGATTTTAGCAATAGAAACTTTGACTGTGCCTTTGAATAGAATAAGGATGGGAAAATCTTCTTCGTCCTGTACCAGGAGAGGTACAGGGGGAAAAAGTAAACAAGGACTTTTCTTTCCAGTTCATTTCAATTTTAAGTGTACATTCAAGGAAAATGCCTATCAGACTTCGTAATTCCCTCTTGAAGATTAAGTCATCACAGGCTCACCCTACTAATCCTTTACATGAGCCATTCTGCCTGCAGTGGTTTCACTCCAGTGTCTCTGCAAGCATCTGGTAAGAGACAGTAGCAACTCAGCAAATCTGATCTAGTACCAGGCTGAACTCAAAAACTTGCACAGCTCAGACAGCTCTACTATCAGGAAAATCATTGCTTGGTTTGCCTTTCAGAGCCCTTCTCTCCAAGCCAACAGCCTCTGTACAACACCCAACACACTCTAGAGATACCTATACCTGTTTTTCTGCATGACCTGGACATGCCCAAGGCAAACTCCTTCCACAACAGCCACATTCTGCAATAAGGACACCTCATATTGGCAGGTAGCCTGGTACCCACAGAAGGAGTGTAAGCACTGGCAGGTCCCTGGATCAAGGTAGAGTTGAACCATTTGCTGTCAGACTCCACATTCAGATTTTTGCTCCCTCTAACTAGGGAGTGAGATTCCTCCTGGGGAAGCAAGCAGTGCTGGAATAACATGAAGTTCTATCCATTTCCACAAAAGTACCAAAACCACATCACAGCCTCTGTTTTTCATATCTTTGTACAAAGCCAGCCACAGATGAACCCTGCAAGAAAGTGTGGTGCAGTCACCACAGGCCGTGGTGCTTACAAAGCTCACCCAGGGACTGGACAGTACACATGCCTGAAACTGGCTGCAGAAGCTGTTAATTTTGGGCTGTTTTTTCCACCCCCAGATGTCACAGGTTTTAAACACTGGCCTGTTGTAAAGCTTGTGTTGTCACTTGGCAAGCAAACTGCAGAGGAGGATGTGTTTCCTCTCCTGCAGAAGCTCATATCATAGTGCCTAGAACCAGACCCTGGGTGAACGTGCAGGTAACTGTGGCACTTCTGCCCCTGCCGCTTTCCTGTCCCAGGGACACACACTCTCTGAAATTGAGTATTTGATGGGGATTTTCTCATGGATCTTCTCAAAactcctctttttctttatcGAGGCTAATAAGCCTTCCCTAGACATTTTGATGAAACGTGTGATCATAACTCCAGATTTCTCCCATGATGTTCCCATTCCTACAACCACCTTCCAAATATGTTTTCACCTGTTTCAGGCTGATT
This sequence is a window from Melospiza georgiana isolate bMelGeo1 chromosome 5, bMelGeo1.pri, whole genome shotgun sequence. Protein-coding genes within it:
- the CYTL1 gene encoding cytokine-like protein 1; translation: MLSSTYLTRGSDFFPPSLPPLLDKLPTMKMLLLLVALLSAASTAPPTCYSRVLSLSKEITESFRQLQTSTTVDSCVGTLPRLYLDIHNYCVLAKLRDFVAYPGCDRVPEVNELKEKARSLYTILISYCRRDLVFLTDDCNALEIPLSPPIEHSITES